From Acanthopagrus latus isolate v.2019 chromosome 22, fAcaLat1.1, whole genome shotgun sequence, the proteins below share one genomic window:
- the knl1 gene encoding kinetochore scaffold 1 isoform X1, producing MEPLDPPRNDESSGFSKRRISSILKAPRKSIIFPDPVQQERVVECAKPVEKRNSRRVSFAPANDVLLFSNDVKNASPVRSPLQDLTPFAAAATQNRVQVVVTEDGIQQITGMETLLNAPLHASQQRDTVNFGLGNDFGEKTVMFSTDDAFMDMTQSHTINIANDADILADISIQNFDILPTSRDKTVMFSADDGSMDMTLSHTMSKASGLVSLPTSRNMDLGAENSKISSSVPCLDAGFEDFLASLFKPNGPSVNPAGTTTTETNSSLAQIKTQQSDVDKENQAPTSVSAVMGKSPNISRKTDELSYGSALCPTDDMDLTEAQTGHIQGFADDDGPFQCHLPMQEAYSQPDSRMSQTAVSKQTHSSGMLASFNPKGITSLTNPSLHASHQRHKVNLATKDDCIEKTIVFTAGNEFMDMTQSHTVNIDSGSLAPPKQNCISGKVDNASALMGRKHETCGLPGSSANCLDQGFKHFISGLSKTSTTSSNPVNARMVPPAAAFAKGTVDTNSLLSQPKTDVGKENRSLNTARSFGELLTAGTICPENDVSMDMTEAQTGRIEGFFSSEDLFQSIPTDMYPTAEMTSEPNNSEAFGSSKHTGVETSLKPSLKTKLQRHQVKFDAEDDYREKTVRFSADDACMDVTQSHTVNIATDLELHSCKNVDLQPDSGEKTVRFTANDAAMDVTQSHTVNIVTDFDPRLHQNLDLVPAYGERTVRFTANDAAMDVTQSHTVNIVTGLEPQSHQNVDLVPVYGEKTVRFTANDAAMDVTQSHTVNIVTDFNPQSHQNVDPVPACGEKTVRFTANDAAMDVTRSHTINISTELDPRSHKNLDFLLPCGEKTLRFTANDAAMDVTQCHTVNIVTDFDPQLHPNRSTLHAREEKTVRFTANDGAMDVTQSHTVNIASNSVSNSVLPHRDSNILSASENVDFSLSVKKRESETRRPRRNQSSSAQTLDPGFKNSLSRMSGPWANPLITKAVARDALTPPETEDANGKKQKCEVHTENDAPSSASAVLQSPKDKTMTRDDLSMAMTEAHTGHDIGQTCTDESPQCLSSTQDLSVNSDHLNKTEMAAPQRNGALGSSSPEGVEITTHSYSLDLNETDNGKKAEPTDQSCSPSAIHHDDDGDTVPSQKSRRKSFADLHSKIRRLSHMINTVPETIAMESCTASLPQPEHNQDKTQSRPVMEPELEMGSADTEEDAQDQCVLEEEQPSTTSTTPFNLKTKQLISRLSVGGFKPKLPQRSKPDEPNKVNSVGERTRTVTVNVTNQLNNFDDDVSDIYDEELGSIEDMSEILDTKSPRRAQEKVSPSKELYVDGPLEDNVFEEELIRDVQGQKRPLPVDENDTETEKRMRGSSETATYELETQSHPVECDSNITTASCVNTQTTDDSSSSHTATIKCEATFESTFRQSLFESQLEDYASDMQRKVDDGTITVLEFFKLFNIDFVIHNPRQSVLPGRLLSDSDRTSMDLLKERHINRPKQVVYQTDVLNLTEKVEGLKERMRDLDRPLKLVNGPLWEEIRNSSEKELKSFGAKLKERNNLFRKMSKIQSHEMKEVLYSNLVQANLEEQQRLRGTIDEADEMIKSLDDCIRELETEVAAVEEKGVDNKLSLKSLQEEMQKVTEALVNNEREITELEMQKKQNSNKRNRLKAETMNLERHITALHLVNEWKFAEKKDQCTVYTFLHETFHLQLVFEKSNGNEADNQSDRKISHITFKHQLDDEKSQGHACLVHKLLSQYIDGKSDWVEKYPTSRHVPKLLHDVGLVVGRCRLLGEELRLLNMWGGLRLDILDLSCVDTQVHIIFSSLKKLSKFEVIFSVSLTDHLCVLQVQNFKNMIGGTTIQQIEEVVSSFTPGKNQLTKIVKKIHQDLLC from the exons ATGGAGCCTCTTGATCCTCCCAGGAATGA TGAAAGCAGTGGATTCTCCAAGAGGCGCATTTCTTCA attttaaaagcaCCTCGGAAATCGATCATATTCCCTGACCCAGTACAACAGGAGCGTGTG GTGGAGTGTGCCAAACCAGTGGAAAAGAGGAATTCCAGAAGAGTCAGCTTTGCCCCTGCCAACGATGTTCTCCTGTTCTCAAA CGATGTGAAAAATGCCTCTCCTGTCCGAAGTCCTTTACAGGATTTAACACCGTTCG cagctgcagccacacaaaATAG GGTCCAGGTGGTGGTCACTGAAGATGGGATTCAACAAATTACAG GAATGGAAACCCTCTTGAATGCTCCTCTGCATGCTTCTCAACAAAGGGATACG GTCAACTTTGGTCTTGGGAATGACTTTGGGGAGAAGACAGTGATGTTTTCGACTGATGATGCATTCATGGACATGACCCAAAGTCACACTATAAACATTGCCAATGATGCAGACATACTCGCAGACATTTCCATTcaaaactttgacattttaccCACTAGCAGAGACAAAACAGTGATGTTCTCTGCAGATGATGGATCCATGGATATGACCTTAAGTCATACTATGAGCAAGGCAAGTGGGTTAGTATCACTTCCCACTAGCAGAAACATGGATTTAGgtgcagaaaacagcaaaatatcTTCGTCAGTGCCTTGTTTGGATGCTGGATTTGAAGACTTCCTCGCCAGCCTCTTTAAACCAAATGGCCCAAGTGTTAATCCTGCAGGAACAACCACTACGGAAACAAACAGCTCGCTGGCCCAGATTAAAACGCAACAATCCGATGTGGATAAAGAGAATCAGGCCCcaacatctgtttctgctgtgatgGGGAAGTCACCCAACATATCCAGGAAGACTGATGAATTATCTTATGGAAGTGCCCTCTGTCCAACGGATGACATGGATTTGACTGAAGCGCAGACAGGCCATATTCAGGGATttgctgatgatgatggtcCCTTTCAGTGTCATCTTCCCATGCAAGAAGCGTACTCCCAGCCTGACAGCAGAATGTCACAGACAGCAGTGTCCAAACAAACGCATAGCAGTGGAATGCTGGCATCATTCAACCCTAAAG GTATCACATCCTTGACGAATCCTTCTCTACACGCTTCTCATCAAAGACACAAG GTCAACCTTGCGACAAAAGATGACTGCATAGAGAAAACAATAGTGTTCACTGCAGGTAATGAGTTCATGGACATGACTCAGAGTCACACGGTGAACATTGACAGTGGTTCATTAGCTCCTCCAAAGCAAAATTGCATCAGTGGAAAAGTGGACAATGCTTCAGCGCTGATggggagaaaacatgaaacttgtGGTTTGCCTGGCTCATCAGCAAATTGTTTGGATCAAGGATTTAAACACTTCATTTCAGGTCTCTCCAAAACAAGTACCACCAGTAGTAACCCTGTGAATGCCAGAATggttcctcctgctgcagcattcGCAAAGGGAACTGTCGACACAAACAGCCTCCTGTCACAGCCTAAAACTGATGTTGGTAAAGAAAATCGATCACTGAATACAGCCAGGAGCTTTGGAGAGCTGTTAACTGCGGGTACAATCTGTCCTGAAAATGATGTCAGCATGGATATGACTGAGGCTCAGACAGGCCGGATTGAAGGATTCTTTAGCTCAGAGGATCTTTTTCAGTCTATTCCCACAGACATGTACCCCACAGCAGAGATGACCTCAGAGCCAAATAACAGTGAAGCATTTGGATCATCTAAACATACAG GTGTGGAAACCTCACTGAAGCCATCCTTAAAGACAAAGTTACAAAGACATCAG GTTAAATTTGATGCTGAAGATGactacagagagaaaacagtcagGTTTTCTGCAGATGATGCATGTATGGATGTGACACAAagtcacactgtaaacattgCCACTGATTTAGAACTGCATTCATGCAAAAATGTGGACTTGCAACCTGACTCTGGAGAGAAGACAGTGAGGTTCACTGCAAATGATGCCGCAATGGATGTGACACAAAGTCATACTGTAAACATCGTCACTGATTTTGACCCACGTTTACATCAAAACTTGGACCTTGTGCCTGCTTATGGTGAGAGGACAGTAAGATTTACTGCAAATGATGCTGCAATGGATGTGACACAAagtcacactgtaaacattgtCACTGGTCTTGAACCACAGTCACATCAAAACGTGGACCTTGTGCCTGTTTATGGAGAGAAGACAGTGAGGTTCACAGCAAATGATGCTGCAATGGATGTGACACAAAGTCACACTGTAAACATCGTCACTGATTTCAACCCACAATCACATCAAAATGTGGACCCTGTACCTGCTTGTGGAGAAAAGACAGTGAGATTTACTGCAAATGATGCAGCCATGGATGTGACGAGAAGTCACACAATCAACATTTCCACTGAATTAGATCCAAGGTCACATAAAAATCTGGACTTTCTACTGCCttgtggagaaaaaacattGAGGTTCACTGCTAATGATGCAGCCATGGATGTGACGCAATGTCACACTGTAAATATTGTCACTGACTTCGACCCACAGTTGCATCCCAATCGCAGCACGTTGCATGCTcgtgaagagaaaacagtgagGTTCACTGCAAACGATGGAGCTATGGATGTGACACAAAGTCACACTGTAAATATTGCCAGCAATTCAGTGTCCAATTCAGTTCTTCCACACAGAGATTCTAACATTTTATCCGCCAGTGAAAATGTggatttttctttatctgtgaagaaaagagagagcgagactCGTCGTCCACGTAGAAACCAATCTTCATCAGCTCAAACTTTGGATCCAGGATTTAAAAACTCCCTATCCAGGATGAGTGGTCCCTGGGCTAATCCTTTGATCACCAAAGCAGTGGCTCGTGATGCACTGACCCCTCCAGAAACTGAAGACGCAAATGGCAAAAAACAGAAGTGTGAAGTCCATACCGAAAATGATGCTCCAAGTTCTGCTTCAGCTGTCTTGCAGAGTCCAAAAGATAAAACCATGACAAGGGACGATCTAAGCATGGCTATGACTGAAGCTCACACAGGCCACGATATAGGACAAACCTGTACAGATGAGTCACCTCAATGCCTTTCTTCCACACAGGACTTGTCTGTtaattctgatcatttgaataaaacagagATGGCTGCACCACAAAGAAATGGAGCATTGGGATCATCTAGCCCAGAAGGTGTGGAAATCACAACTCATTCATATTCTCTTGACTTAAATGAAACTGATAACGGGAAGAAAGCTGAACCTACAGATCAAAGTTGTTCACCTAGTGCTATtcaccatgatgatgatggcgataCAGTGCCTTCACAGAAGTCTAGGCGAAAGAGTTTTGCTGATCTCCATTCTAAAATAAGGCGTTTGAGCCACATGATAAACACAGTTCCTGAAACCATTGCCATGGAAAGCTGCACAGCATCTTTGCCTCAGCCAGAACACAACCAAGACAAAACTCAATCCCGACCTGTAATGGAGCCTGAACTGGAAATGGGCTCAGCAGACACTGAAGAAGATGCACAAGATCAATGTGTTTTGGAAGAAGAACAACCTTCTACTACTTCCACAACTCCGTTCAACTTGAAGACTAAACAACTCATATCTAGACTGTCAGTGGGAGGCTTTAAGCCAAAACTCCCCCAAAGAAGCAAACCAGATGAGCCAAACAAAGTGAATTCAGTTGGAGAACGTACAAGAACAGTCACTGTCAATGTCACTAATCAACTGAACAACTTTGACGATGATGTGAGCGACATTTACGATGAAGAGCTTGGTAGCATTGAAGATATGTCAGAAATACTGGACACAAAGAGTCCCCGGAGAGCCCAGGAAAAAGTGAGTCCTTCCAAGGAGCTCTACGTGGATGGGCCTTTAGAGGATAATGTATTCGAAGAGGAGTTGATTAGAGATGTCCAAGGCCAAAAGAGACCTTTGCCAGTAGATGAAAATGATACAGAGACTGAGAAGAGAATGAGAGGATCCAGTGAGACTGCCACCTATGAACTG GAAACACAGTCTCATCCTGTTGAGTGTGACAGTAACATTACTACAGCTTCATGCgtaaacacacagaccacagaTGACTCCAGCAGCAGTCACACGGCCACAATCAAATGTGAAGCTACTTTTGAATCAA ctttcagaCAAAGTCTGTTTGAATCCCAGCTCGAAGACTACGCCAGTGATATGCAGAGG AAAGTCGATGATGGCACCATCACAGTGTTGGAGTTCTTTAAGCTCTTCAACATAGATTTTGTCATCCATAATCCTCGGCAGAGTGTCCTCCCTGGGAGA cTTTTGTCAGACTCCGATCGTACATCGATGGATTTATTAAAAGAAAGGCATATCAACCGTCCAAAACAGGTGGTGTATCAGACAGATGTCCTGAACCTTACAGAGAAGGTGGAGGG GTTGAAGGAGCGAATGCGGGATCTAGACAGACCACTGAAACTTGTCAATGGACCTCTGTGGGAAGAAATAAGAAATTCTTCAGAGAAAGAG ctcAAATCTTTTGGTGCAaagctgaaagagagaaacaacttGTTCAGAAAGATGAGCAAAATTCAGTCACATGAAATGAAGGAGGTGCTGTACTCAAATCTTGTGCAGGCAAATCTG gaggagcaacagaggTTGAGAGGAACAATTGACGAAGCAGATGAGATGATAAAAAGTTTGGATGACTGTATTCGTGAATTAGAAACAG AAGTCGCTGCAGTTGAAGAAAAAGGCGTTGACAACAAATTAAGTCTGAAGTCACTTCAGGAAG AAATGCAGAAAGTCACTGAGGCTTTGGTGAATAATGAGCG AGAGATAACCGAACTGGAGATGCAGAAGAAGCAGAATTCAAATAAACGGAACAGGCTGAAAGCTGAGACGATGAACCTTGAGAGGCACATCACTGCGCTGCATTT GGTGAATGAATGGAAGTTTGCAGAGAAGAAAGACCAGTGCACAGTCTACACTTTCCTCCATGAGACCTTCCATCTACAGTTGGTGTTTGAAAAATCAAATG GAAATGAAGCTGATAATCAGTCTGATCGGAAAATATCACACATCACATTCAAACATCAACTtgatg ATGAGAAGTCACAGGGTCATGCCTGCCTTGTTCACAAGCTACTCTCTCAGTACATCGATGGAAAATCTGACTGGGTGGAGAAGTATCCGACAAGCAGACATGTTCCAAAG CTGCTCCACGACGTGGGCCTGGTGGTGGGTCGCTGTCGTCTCCTGGGAGAAGAATTGCGTCTGCTGAACATGTGGGGAGGTCTAAGGCTCGATATTCTTGACCTCAGCTGTGTGGACACCCA AGTGCACATCATCTTCAGCAGTCTCAAGAAACTTTCCAAATTTGAGGTGATCTTCTCTGTCAGTTTGACCGACCACCTCTGCGTCCTTCAAGTGCAGAACTTCAAAAACATGATTGGAGGAACAAC GATCCAACAAATTGAGGAGGTCGTTTCATCGTTCACTCCAGGCAAGAATCAACTGACAAAGATCGTCAAAAAGATTCATCAAGATCTGCTCTGTTGA
- the knl1 gene encoding kinetochore scaffold 1 isoform X2, with amino-acid sequence MEPLDPPRNDESSGFSKRRISSILKAPRKSIIFPDPVQQERVVECAKPVEKRNSRRVSFAPANDVLLFSNDVKNASPVRSPLQDLTPFAAATQNRVQVVVTEDGIQQITGMETLLNAPLHASQQRDTVNFGLGNDFGEKTVMFSTDDAFMDMTQSHTINIANDADILADISIQNFDILPTSRDKTVMFSADDGSMDMTLSHTMSKASGLVSLPTSRNMDLGAENSKISSSVPCLDAGFEDFLASLFKPNGPSVNPAGTTTTETNSSLAQIKTQQSDVDKENQAPTSVSAVMGKSPNISRKTDELSYGSALCPTDDMDLTEAQTGHIQGFADDDGPFQCHLPMQEAYSQPDSRMSQTAVSKQTHSSGMLASFNPKGITSLTNPSLHASHQRHKVNLATKDDCIEKTIVFTAGNEFMDMTQSHTVNIDSGSLAPPKQNCISGKVDNASALMGRKHETCGLPGSSANCLDQGFKHFISGLSKTSTTSSNPVNARMVPPAAAFAKGTVDTNSLLSQPKTDVGKENRSLNTARSFGELLTAGTICPENDVSMDMTEAQTGRIEGFFSSEDLFQSIPTDMYPTAEMTSEPNNSEAFGSSKHTGVETSLKPSLKTKLQRHQVKFDAEDDYREKTVRFSADDACMDVTQSHTVNIATDLELHSCKNVDLQPDSGEKTVRFTANDAAMDVTQSHTVNIVTDFDPRLHQNLDLVPAYGERTVRFTANDAAMDVTQSHTVNIVTGLEPQSHQNVDLVPVYGEKTVRFTANDAAMDVTQSHTVNIVTDFNPQSHQNVDPVPACGEKTVRFTANDAAMDVTRSHTINISTELDPRSHKNLDFLLPCGEKTLRFTANDAAMDVTQCHTVNIVTDFDPQLHPNRSTLHAREEKTVRFTANDGAMDVTQSHTVNIASNSVSNSVLPHRDSNILSASENVDFSLSVKKRESETRRPRRNQSSSAQTLDPGFKNSLSRMSGPWANPLITKAVARDALTPPETEDANGKKQKCEVHTENDAPSSASAVLQSPKDKTMTRDDLSMAMTEAHTGHDIGQTCTDESPQCLSSTQDLSVNSDHLNKTEMAAPQRNGALGSSSPEGVEITTHSYSLDLNETDNGKKAEPTDQSCSPSAIHHDDDGDTVPSQKSRRKSFADLHSKIRRLSHMINTVPETIAMESCTASLPQPEHNQDKTQSRPVMEPELEMGSADTEEDAQDQCVLEEEQPSTTSTTPFNLKTKQLISRLSVGGFKPKLPQRSKPDEPNKVNSVGERTRTVTVNVTNQLNNFDDDVSDIYDEELGSIEDMSEILDTKSPRRAQEKVSPSKELYVDGPLEDNVFEEELIRDVQGQKRPLPVDENDTETEKRMRGSSETATYELETQSHPVECDSNITTASCVNTQTTDDSSSSHTATIKCEATFESTFRQSLFESQLEDYASDMQRKVDDGTITVLEFFKLFNIDFVIHNPRQSVLPGRLLSDSDRTSMDLLKERHINRPKQVVYQTDVLNLTEKVEGLKERMRDLDRPLKLVNGPLWEEIRNSSEKELKSFGAKLKERNNLFRKMSKIQSHEMKEVLYSNLVQANLEEQQRLRGTIDEADEMIKSLDDCIRELETEVAAVEEKGVDNKLSLKSLQEEMQKVTEALVNNEREITELEMQKKQNSNKRNRLKAETMNLERHITALHLVNEWKFAEKKDQCTVYTFLHETFHLQLVFEKSNGNEADNQSDRKISHITFKHQLDDEKSQGHACLVHKLLSQYIDGKSDWVEKYPTSRHVPKLLHDVGLVVGRCRLLGEELRLLNMWGGLRLDILDLSCVDTQVHIIFSSLKKLSKFEVIFSVSLTDHLCVLQVQNFKNMIGGTTIQQIEEVVSSFTPGKNQLTKIVKKIHQDLLC; translated from the exons ATGGAGCCTCTTGATCCTCCCAGGAATGA TGAAAGCAGTGGATTCTCCAAGAGGCGCATTTCTTCA attttaaaagcaCCTCGGAAATCGATCATATTCCCTGACCCAGTACAACAGGAGCGTGTG GTGGAGTGTGCCAAACCAGTGGAAAAGAGGAATTCCAGAAGAGTCAGCTTTGCCCCTGCCAACGATGTTCTCCTGTTCTCAAA CGATGTGAAAAATGCCTCTCCTGTCCGAAGTCCTTTACAGGATTTAACACCGTTCG ctgcagccacacaaaATAG GGTCCAGGTGGTGGTCACTGAAGATGGGATTCAACAAATTACAG GAATGGAAACCCTCTTGAATGCTCCTCTGCATGCTTCTCAACAAAGGGATACG GTCAACTTTGGTCTTGGGAATGACTTTGGGGAGAAGACAGTGATGTTTTCGACTGATGATGCATTCATGGACATGACCCAAAGTCACACTATAAACATTGCCAATGATGCAGACATACTCGCAGACATTTCCATTcaaaactttgacattttaccCACTAGCAGAGACAAAACAGTGATGTTCTCTGCAGATGATGGATCCATGGATATGACCTTAAGTCATACTATGAGCAAGGCAAGTGGGTTAGTATCACTTCCCACTAGCAGAAACATGGATTTAGgtgcagaaaacagcaaaatatcTTCGTCAGTGCCTTGTTTGGATGCTGGATTTGAAGACTTCCTCGCCAGCCTCTTTAAACCAAATGGCCCAAGTGTTAATCCTGCAGGAACAACCACTACGGAAACAAACAGCTCGCTGGCCCAGATTAAAACGCAACAATCCGATGTGGATAAAGAGAATCAGGCCCcaacatctgtttctgctgtgatgGGGAAGTCACCCAACATATCCAGGAAGACTGATGAATTATCTTATGGAAGTGCCCTCTGTCCAACGGATGACATGGATTTGACTGAAGCGCAGACAGGCCATATTCAGGGATttgctgatgatgatggtcCCTTTCAGTGTCATCTTCCCATGCAAGAAGCGTACTCCCAGCCTGACAGCAGAATGTCACAGACAGCAGTGTCCAAACAAACGCATAGCAGTGGAATGCTGGCATCATTCAACCCTAAAG GTATCACATCCTTGACGAATCCTTCTCTACACGCTTCTCATCAAAGACACAAG GTCAACCTTGCGACAAAAGATGACTGCATAGAGAAAACAATAGTGTTCACTGCAGGTAATGAGTTCATGGACATGACTCAGAGTCACACGGTGAACATTGACAGTGGTTCATTAGCTCCTCCAAAGCAAAATTGCATCAGTGGAAAAGTGGACAATGCTTCAGCGCTGATggggagaaaacatgaaacttgtGGTTTGCCTGGCTCATCAGCAAATTGTTTGGATCAAGGATTTAAACACTTCATTTCAGGTCTCTCCAAAACAAGTACCACCAGTAGTAACCCTGTGAATGCCAGAATggttcctcctgctgcagcattcGCAAAGGGAACTGTCGACACAAACAGCCTCCTGTCACAGCCTAAAACTGATGTTGGTAAAGAAAATCGATCACTGAATACAGCCAGGAGCTTTGGAGAGCTGTTAACTGCGGGTACAATCTGTCCTGAAAATGATGTCAGCATGGATATGACTGAGGCTCAGACAGGCCGGATTGAAGGATTCTTTAGCTCAGAGGATCTTTTTCAGTCTATTCCCACAGACATGTACCCCACAGCAGAGATGACCTCAGAGCCAAATAACAGTGAAGCATTTGGATCATCTAAACATACAG GTGTGGAAACCTCACTGAAGCCATCCTTAAAGACAAAGTTACAAAGACATCAG GTTAAATTTGATGCTGAAGATGactacagagagaaaacagtcagGTTTTCTGCAGATGATGCATGTATGGATGTGACACAAagtcacactgtaaacattgCCACTGATTTAGAACTGCATTCATGCAAAAATGTGGACTTGCAACCTGACTCTGGAGAGAAGACAGTGAGGTTCACTGCAAATGATGCCGCAATGGATGTGACACAAAGTCATACTGTAAACATCGTCACTGATTTTGACCCACGTTTACATCAAAACTTGGACCTTGTGCCTGCTTATGGTGAGAGGACAGTAAGATTTACTGCAAATGATGCTGCAATGGATGTGACACAAagtcacactgtaaacattgtCACTGGTCTTGAACCACAGTCACATCAAAACGTGGACCTTGTGCCTGTTTATGGAGAGAAGACAGTGAGGTTCACAGCAAATGATGCTGCAATGGATGTGACACAAAGTCACACTGTAAACATCGTCACTGATTTCAACCCACAATCACATCAAAATGTGGACCCTGTACCTGCTTGTGGAGAAAAGACAGTGAGATTTACTGCAAATGATGCAGCCATGGATGTGACGAGAAGTCACACAATCAACATTTCCACTGAATTAGATCCAAGGTCACATAAAAATCTGGACTTTCTACTGCCttgtggagaaaaaacattGAGGTTCACTGCTAATGATGCAGCCATGGATGTGACGCAATGTCACACTGTAAATATTGTCACTGACTTCGACCCACAGTTGCATCCCAATCGCAGCACGTTGCATGCTcgtgaagagaaaacagtgagGTTCACTGCAAACGATGGAGCTATGGATGTGACACAAAGTCACACTGTAAATATTGCCAGCAATTCAGTGTCCAATTCAGTTCTTCCACACAGAGATTCTAACATTTTATCCGCCAGTGAAAATGTggatttttctttatctgtgaagaaaagagagagcgagactCGTCGTCCACGTAGAAACCAATCTTCATCAGCTCAAACTTTGGATCCAGGATTTAAAAACTCCCTATCCAGGATGAGTGGTCCCTGGGCTAATCCTTTGATCACCAAAGCAGTGGCTCGTGATGCACTGACCCCTCCAGAAACTGAAGACGCAAATGGCAAAAAACAGAAGTGTGAAGTCCATACCGAAAATGATGCTCCAAGTTCTGCTTCAGCTGTCTTGCAGAGTCCAAAAGATAAAACCATGACAAGGGACGATCTAAGCATGGCTATGACTGAAGCTCACACAGGCCACGATATAGGACAAACCTGTACAGATGAGTCACCTCAATGCCTTTCTTCCACACAGGACTTGTCTGTtaattctgatcatttgaataaaacagagATGGCTGCACCACAAAGAAATGGAGCATTGGGATCATCTAGCCCAGAAGGTGTGGAAATCACAACTCATTCATATTCTCTTGACTTAAATGAAACTGATAACGGGAAGAAAGCTGAACCTACAGATCAAAGTTGTTCACCTAGTGCTATtcaccatgatgatgatggcgataCAGTGCCTTCACAGAAGTCTAGGCGAAAGAGTTTTGCTGATCTCCATTCTAAAATAAGGCGTTTGAGCCACATGATAAACACAGTTCCTGAAACCATTGCCATGGAAAGCTGCACAGCATCTTTGCCTCAGCCAGAACACAACCAAGACAAAACTCAATCCCGACCTGTAATGGAGCCTGAACTGGAAATGGGCTCAGCAGACACTGAAGAAGATGCACAAGATCAATGTGTTTTGGAAGAAGAACAACCTTCTACTACTTCCACAACTCCGTTCAACTTGAAGACTAAACAACTCATATCTAGACTGTCAGTGGGAGGCTTTAAGCCAAAACTCCCCCAAAGAAGCAAACCAGATGAGCCAAACAAAGTGAATTCAGTTGGAGAACGTACAAGAACAGTCACTGTCAATGTCACTAATCAACTGAACAACTTTGACGATGATGTGAGCGACATTTACGATGAAGAGCTTGGTAGCATTGAAGATATGTCAGAAATACTGGACACAAAGAGTCCCCGGAGAGCCCAGGAAAAAGTGAGTCCTTCCAAGGAGCTCTACGTGGATGGGCCTTTAGAGGATAATGTATTCGAAGAGGAGTTGATTAGAGATGTCCAAGGCCAAAAGAGACCTTTGCCAGTAGATGAAAATGATACAGAGACTGAGAAGAGAATGAGAGGATCCAGTGAGACTGCCACCTATGAACTG GAAACACAGTCTCATCCTGTTGAGTGTGACAGTAACATTACTACAGCTTCATGCgtaaacacacagaccacagaTGACTCCAGCAGCAGTCACACGGCCACAATCAAATGTGAAGCTACTTTTGAATCAA ctttcagaCAAAGTCTGTTTGAATCCCAGCTCGAAGACTACGCCAGTGATATGCAGAGG AAAGTCGATGATGGCACCATCACAGTGTTGGAGTTCTTTAAGCTCTTCAACATAGATTTTGTCATCCATAATCCTCGGCAGAGTGTCCTCCCTGGGAGA cTTTTGTCAGACTCCGATCGTACATCGATGGATTTATTAAAAGAAAGGCATATCAACCGTCCAAAACAGGTGGTGTATCAGACAGATGTCCTGAACCTTACAGAGAAGGTGGAGGG GTTGAAGGAGCGAATGCGGGATCTAGACAGACCACTGAAACTTGTCAATGGACCTCTGTGGGAAGAAATAAGAAATTCTTCAGAGAAAGAG ctcAAATCTTTTGGTGCAaagctgaaagagagaaacaacttGTTCAGAAAGATGAGCAAAATTCAGTCACATGAAATGAAGGAGGTGCTGTACTCAAATCTTGTGCAGGCAAATCTG gaggagcaacagaggTTGAGAGGAACAATTGACGAAGCAGATGAGATGATAAAAAGTTTGGATGACTGTATTCGTGAATTAGAAACAG AAGTCGCTGCAGTTGAAGAAAAAGGCGTTGACAACAAATTAAGTCTGAAGTCACTTCAGGAAG AAATGCAGAAAGTCACTGAGGCTTTGGTGAATAATGAGCG AGAGATAACCGAACTGGAGATGCAGAAGAAGCAGAATTCAAATAAACGGAACAGGCTGAAAGCTGAGACGATGAACCTTGAGAGGCACATCACTGCGCTGCATTT GGTGAATGAATGGAAGTTTGCAGAGAAGAAAGACCAGTGCACAGTCTACACTTTCCTCCATGAGACCTTCCATCTACAGTTGGTGTTTGAAAAATCAAATG GAAATGAAGCTGATAATCAGTCTGATCGGAAAATATCACACATCACATTCAAACATCAACTtgatg ATGAGAAGTCACAGGGTCATGCCTGCCTTGTTCACAAGCTACTCTCTCAGTACATCGATGGAAAATCTGACTGGGTGGAGAAGTATCCGACAAGCAGACATGTTCCAAAG CTGCTCCACGACGTGGGCCTGGTGGTGGGTCGCTGTCGTCTCCTGGGAGAAGAATTGCGTCTGCTGAACATGTGGGGAGGTCTAAGGCTCGATATTCTTGACCTCAGCTGTGTGGACACCCA AGTGCACATCATCTTCAGCAGTCTCAAGAAACTTTCCAAATTTGAGGTGATCTTCTCTGTCAGTTTGACCGACCACCTCTGCGTCCTTCAAGTGCAGAACTTCAAAAACATGATTGGAGGAACAAC GATCCAACAAATTGAGGAGGTCGTTTCATCGTTCACTCCAGGCAAGAATCAACTGACAAAGATCGTCAAAAAGATTCATCAAGATCTGCTCTGTTGA